In one window of Henckelia pumila isolate YLH828 chromosome 1, ASM3356847v2, whole genome shotgun sequence DNA:
- the LOC140863260 gene encoding protein DETOXIFICATION 21-like: MESSSSETFLKKVEAESNGNEDVNLKQKIWNESKKMWVVAGPAIFTRFSTFGVNVISQAFVGHIGATELAAFALIITVLIKFANGLLLGVASGLETLCGQAYGARQYHMLGIYLQRSWVVLVLTSTLLLPVFVFAGPIFKALGQDESIADMAGTISLWFIPVIYSFITSFSCQMFLQAQSKNRIISYLAALSLCIHIFLSWLLTVKYKFGIAGAAISTILAYWIPNIGQLIFIISGGCKETWKGFSMLAFKDLWPVVKLSLSAGAMLCLEVWYNSVLILLTGNLKNAEVEIDALSICLNINGWEMMISLGFLAAASVRVSNELGKGDPKAAKFSIALIVITSFSIGFILFIAFLFLRERLAYIFTNSPEVAAEVANLSPLLAFSILMNSVQPVLSGVAIGAGWQSTVVYINIGCYYLIGIPFGAVLGYVIKLQVQGVWIGMLTGTLIQTIILVVLTWKTDWDRQVSIAQTRVNKWFVEPETKDDGLLDA, encoded by the exons ATGGAAAGCAGTAGTAGTGAAACATTTTTAAAGAAGGTAGAAGCCGAAAGTAATGGGAATGAGGATGTGAATCTTAAACAGAAGATCTGGAATGAAAGCAAAAAAATGTGGGTTGTGGCTGGCCCTGCTATATTCACTCGGTTCTCAACATTTGGGGTGAACGTCATCAGCCAGGCGTTTGTTGGACACATCGGTGCCACTGAGCTTGCTGCCTTTGCTCTGATTATTACTGTCCTCATCAAATTTGCTAATGGATTGTTG tTAGGTGTTGCTAGCGGATTGGAAACTCTATGTGGGCAAGCGTATGGTGCAAGACAATATCACATGCTTGGGATATATCTTCAAAGATCATGGGTGGTTTTGGTTTTAACGTCGACTTTATTGTTGcctgtttttgtttttgctggCCCCATTTTCAAAGCTTTAGGACAGGATGAAAGTATTGCGGACATGGCGGGAACTATTTCTCTTTGGTTCATTCCCGTGATATATTCATTTATCACATCCTTCAGCTGTCAAATGTTCCTACAAGCACAGAGCAAGAACAGGATTATCTCTTATTTGGCAGCATTATCACTATGCATCCACATTTTCCTCTCGTGGCTCTTGACAGTAAAATACAAGTTTGGAATTGCTGGTGCAGCCATATCCACTATCTTGGCATACTGGATCCCCAATATAGGTCAACTAATATTTATAATCTCTGGAGGGTGTAAAGAAACGTGGAAAGGTTTTTCGATGTTGGCTTTCAAAGATCTTTGGCCCGTAGTCAAGCTTTCTTTATCTGCTGGTGCCATGCTCTG TCTTGAAGTCTGGTACAATTCCGTATTGATTCTCTTGACAGGGAACTTGAAAAATGCTGAGGTTGAAATTGATGCACTCTCCATATG CCTCAACATCAATGGATGGGAAATGATGATATCTCTTGGTTTCTTGGCTGCAGCAAG TGTCCGTGTCTCGAATGAGCTTGGAAAGGGAGATCCTAAAGCTGCGAAGTTCTCTATCGCACTGATAGTCATTACATCGTTCTCTATTGGGTTCATTCTCTTCATAGCTTTCCTCTTCTTGCGGGAGCGTCTAGCTTACATATTCACAAATAGTCCTGAAGTTGCAGCAGAAGTGGCCAACTTGTCTCCTCTTCTCGCGTTTTCCATTCTTATGAACAGCGTTCAACCCGTTCTTTCTG GTGTTGCCATCGGGGCTGGATGGCAGAGCACTGTGGTATACATCAACATAGGATGCTATTACCTTATCGGGATCCCTTTCGGAGCTGTTCTTGGTTATGTAATCAAATTACAAGTCCAG GGTGTTTGGATTGGGATGCTCACCGGCACACTCATCCAAACTATTATACTCGTCGTACTAACTTGGAAAACTGATTGGGATAGACAG GTATCGATAGCTCAAACACGAGTTAACAAGTGGTTTGTGGAGCCGGAAACAAAAGATGACGGCTTGCTAGATGCCTGA